In Festucalex cinctus isolate MCC-2025b chromosome 21, RoL_Fcin_1.0, whole genome shotgun sequence, one genomic interval encodes:
- the LOC144010836 gene encoding sine oculis-binding protein homolog isoform X2: protein MPEMEKGRPPESKRSRKPAHPVKREINQEMKTFAESTMNELLGWYGYDKVDLRDAEANEIRNYRERRQHVSVLKENSAPKPKSVDSKASHSVLTVKSVERELFSVPSSSSSSSSTSTSSSMPKEHKSAPVIVPLIKPSAVDDVQNVQIVCVWCQKEGVKRYSLCMGSELKSFCSEKCFAACRRAYFKRNKARDEDLHGERSPQHPHTEDSPRLVMKINSNVRVCDWCKHVRHTKEYLDFGSGEERLQFCSTKCLNQYKMDVFYREARAALTCSSPARAGQEGRSDQNIVGQKLLTPESWNSGSSTGEAQQRNMSPKGPTPILASSESSSTSPSESSPSSKLPVTGQRTLDRPIQPFPPPPAVEVPPHPTLIPPPLSRHPLEHPRIPQMQMPFIRPPLHAQSLRSPLANVHHPRPPGPSSSPIHRPPHSPHLQPPTSSSINPSGLMHPLPRPYYPGLHSPPLMLPRGPVPMPPLMNFGIPSFSPLLPQPTVLVPYPIIVPLPVPIPIPIPVPVPPKTNLETPNHTGVIQHVPEGTDRCRSIPSRFPSPGIPEGNSQLLNHKLSGNLPSPSDPNSKDMGWVKSERPFSSPSSTCHSGTLSPRAQYNTSPSSTRSSEGLTDYKQQQHLERQVIQRVLQRTQVKLEPNVKAVADFSEESVQGAKSGLHDTIRPSPPPPQPPSHQDSHISPSHTPQSPTVNNHPYDAMGPILKSQNHGPNGISSVLSIASPGSPLPQRGSAPTDPALTELESIKENKCSVVCSVRVEGPVNQTEEPLAVVRDAGEDPHIPDEDHAYALPTAPKTGGTTTPLLLPKLRDKGSLRSPANMPSAGDMEPALKRRCLRIRDQNK from the exons ATGCCAGAGATGGAGAAAGGGAGACCGCCAGAAAGTAAACGCAGCAGGAAGCCCGCGCATCCCGTCAAGAGGGAAATAAACCAGGAAATGAAG ACTTTTGCCGAAAGCACCATGAACGAGCTCCTGGGCTGGTACGGCTACGACAAAGTCGATCTCCGAGACGCTGAGGCCAACGAGATCAGGAACTACAGGGAGAGGCGCCAGCATGTATCGGTGTTGAAAG AAAACTCCGCACCAAAACCCAAAAGTGTGGACAGCAAAGCCAGTCACTCGGTCCTCACTGTGAAGAGCGTGGAGAGGGAGTTATTCAGCGTTCcctcgtcttcctcttcctcctcttccacaAGCACCTCCTCAAGCATGCCCAAGGAGCACAAGAGTGCACCCGTTATTGTACCGCTCATAAAGCCATCAGCAG TGGACGACGTACAGAATGTGCAGATAGTGTGCGTTTGGTGCCAGAAGGAAGGTGTTAAGCGCTACTCTCTATGCATGGGTTCCGAGCTCAAGAGCTTCTGCAGTGAGAAGTGTTTTGCTGCATGCAGACGGGCCTACTTCAAGCGCAATAAG GCCAGAGATGAGGACCTCCATGGAGAGAGATCCCCCCAGCACCCACATACAGAGGACTCACCCAGGCTGGTAATGAAGATAAACAGCAATGTTAGA GTGTGTGATTGGTGTAAGCATGTCCGTCACACCAAAGAATACTTGGATTTTGGATCTGGTGAAGAGCGACTCCAGTTCTGCAGCACCAAATGCCTGAATCAGTATAAGATGGATGTGTTCTACAGAGAAGCTCGAGCGGCTCTTACATGCTCCAGCCCTGCTAGGGCTGGCCAAGAGGGGAGATCAGACCAAAATATTGTTGGGCAAAAGCTTCTCACGCCAGAGTCTTGGAACAGCGGTAGTAGCACTGGGGAAGCACAACAAAGAAACATGTCTCCCAAAGGTCCTACACCAATTCTGGCATCGTCAGAATCATCCTCCACATCCCCATCAGAATCGTCGCCATCTTCTAAGCTTCCTGTCACTGGGCAGAGGACTCTGGACAGGCCCATCCAACCTTTTCCACCTCCACCTGCTGTAGAGGTGCCACCTCACCCGACACttattcctcctcctctttcacgCCACCCACTAGAACATCCGCGAATTCCCCAAATGCAAATGCCCTTCATTAGACCTCCTCTTCATGCCCAGAGCCTCAGAAGCCCCCTTGCTAATGTCCATCATCCAAGACCCCCTGGTCCTTCTTCCAGTCCTATCCACAGACCTCCTCACTCTCCACACCTGCAGCCTCCCACTTCCTCCTCCATTAACCCCTCAGGATTGATGCATCCTCTCCCTCGGCCCTACTACCCTGGATTACACTCTCCTCCACTTATGCTACCCAGAGGCCCTGTGCCAATGCCTCCCTTAATGAACTTTGGCATTCCTTCCTTTAGTCCTCTCCTTCCTCAGCCTACTGTCCTGGTACCTTACCCAATAATTGTTCCTCTACCTGTCCCAATACCCATTCCAATACCAGTTCCAGTTCCTCCCAAAACAAATCTAGAAACACCAAATCACACTGGTGTTATACAGCATGTTCCAGAGGGAACAGACAGATGTAGATCCATACCGTCAAGGTTTCCATCTCCCGGGATCCCTGAAGGGAACAGCCAATTGCTAAACCACAAATTGAGTGGAAACTTGCCTTCACCCAGTGACCCCAATTCCAAGGACATGGGTTGGGTTAAATCAGAGAGGCCATTCTCATCCCCATCATCAACGTGCCACAGTGGGACATTGTCCCCCAGAGCGCAGTACAACACATCACCTTCCTCAACACGCAGCTCGGAAGGACTGACAGACTACAAACAACAACAGCACTTGGAACGACAAGTTATACAAAGGGTTCTACAGAGAACCCAAGTCAAGCTGGAACCCAATGTCAAGGCAGTAGCGGACTTTTCAGAGGAGTCTGTGCAGGGTGCCAAATCAGGGCTCCATGACACCATTAGACCCAGTCCACCACCGCCACAGCCCCCTTCACATCAGGACAGCCACATCTCACCTTCACACACTCCACAAAGCCCTACAGTGAACAACCACCCATATGATGCCATGGGCCCTATCCTGAAATCTCAGAACCATGGTCCTAATGGGATTTCCTCAGTGCTATCCATAGCCAGCCCGGGCTCACCCTTACCCCAGAGAGGATCCGCACCCACAGATCCTGCATTAACTGAGCTGGAAtctataaaagaaaacaaatgctcAGTTGTCTGCTCTGTACGGGTCGAGGGCCCAGTCAATCAGACAGAAGAGCCTTTAGCAGTAGTTAGGGATgcaggagaagacccacacataCCAGATGAGGACCACGCCTATGCCCTACCTACTGCACCAAAGACAGGTGGGACCACCACCCCGCTACTCTTGCCCAAACTCAGGGACAAGGGTAGCTTAAGGAGCCCTGCTAACATGCCCAGTGCTGGAGACATGGAGCCAGCTCTGAAAAGGAGATGCCTACGAATCCGTGATCAAAACAAATAA
- the LOC144010836 gene encoding sine oculis-binding protein homolog isoform X1 — MPEMEKGRPPESKRSRKPAHPVKREINQEMKTFAESTMNELLGWYGYDKVDLRDAEANEIRNYRERRQHVSVLKENSAPKPKSVDSKASHSVLTVKSVERELFSVPSSSSSSSSTSTSSSMPKEHKSAPVIVPLIKPSAVDDVQNVQIVCVWCQKEGVKRYSLCMGSELKSFCSEKCFAACRRAYFKRNKARDEDLHGERSPQHPHTEDSPRLVMKINSNVRSLSPVLQVCDWCKHVRHTKEYLDFGSGEERLQFCSTKCLNQYKMDVFYREARAALTCSSPARAGQEGRSDQNIVGQKLLTPESWNSGSSTGEAQQRNMSPKGPTPILASSESSSTSPSESSPSSKLPVTGQRTLDRPIQPFPPPPAVEVPPHPTLIPPPLSRHPLEHPRIPQMQMPFIRPPLHAQSLRSPLANVHHPRPPGPSSSPIHRPPHSPHLQPPTSSSINPSGLMHPLPRPYYPGLHSPPLMLPRGPVPMPPLMNFGIPSFSPLLPQPTVLVPYPIIVPLPVPIPIPIPVPVPPKTNLETPNHTGVIQHVPEGTDRCRSIPSRFPSPGIPEGNSQLLNHKLSGNLPSPSDPNSKDMGWVKSERPFSSPSSTCHSGTLSPRAQYNTSPSSTRSSEGLTDYKQQQHLERQVIQRVLQRTQVKLEPNVKAVADFSEESVQGAKSGLHDTIRPSPPPPQPPSHQDSHISPSHTPQSPTVNNHPYDAMGPILKSQNHGPNGISSVLSIASPGSPLPQRGSAPTDPALTELESIKENKCSVVCSVRVEGPVNQTEEPLAVVRDAGEDPHIPDEDHAYALPTAPKTGGTTTPLLLPKLRDKGSLRSPANMPSAGDMEPALKRRCLRIRDQNK; from the exons ATGCCAGAGATGGAGAAAGGGAGACCGCCAGAAAGTAAACGCAGCAGGAAGCCCGCGCATCCCGTCAAGAGGGAAATAAACCAGGAAATGAAG ACTTTTGCCGAAAGCACCATGAACGAGCTCCTGGGCTGGTACGGCTACGACAAAGTCGATCTCCGAGACGCTGAGGCCAACGAGATCAGGAACTACAGGGAGAGGCGCCAGCATGTATCGGTGTTGAAAG AAAACTCCGCACCAAAACCCAAAAGTGTGGACAGCAAAGCCAGTCACTCGGTCCTCACTGTGAAGAGCGTGGAGAGGGAGTTATTCAGCGTTCcctcgtcttcctcttcctcctcttccacaAGCACCTCCTCAAGCATGCCCAAGGAGCACAAGAGTGCACCCGTTATTGTACCGCTCATAAAGCCATCAGCAG TGGACGACGTACAGAATGTGCAGATAGTGTGCGTTTGGTGCCAGAAGGAAGGTGTTAAGCGCTACTCTCTATGCATGGGTTCCGAGCTCAAGAGCTTCTGCAGTGAGAAGTGTTTTGCTGCATGCAGACGGGCCTACTTCAAGCGCAATAAG GCCAGAGATGAGGACCTCCATGGAGAGAGATCCCCCCAGCACCCACATACAGAGGACTCACCCAGGCTGGTAATGAAGATAAACAGCAATGTTAGA TCTCTCTCTCCTGTGTTGCAGGTGTGTGATTGGTGTAAGCATGTCCGTCACACCAAAGAATACTTGGATTTTGGATCTGGTGAAGAGCGACTCCAGTTCTGCAGCACCAAATGCCTGAATCAGTATAAGATGGATGTGTTCTACAGAGAAGCTCGAGCGGCTCTTACATGCTCCAGCCCTGCTAGGGCTGGCCAAGAGGGGAGATCAGACCAAAATATTGTTGGGCAAAAGCTTCTCACGCCAGAGTCTTGGAACAGCGGTAGTAGCACTGGGGAAGCACAACAAAGAAACATGTCTCCCAAAGGTCCTACACCAATTCTGGCATCGTCAGAATCATCCTCCACATCCCCATCAGAATCGTCGCCATCTTCTAAGCTTCCTGTCACTGGGCAGAGGACTCTGGACAGGCCCATCCAACCTTTTCCACCTCCACCTGCTGTAGAGGTGCCACCTCACCCGACACttattcctcctcctctttcacgCCACCCACTAGAACATCCGCGAATTCCCCAAATGCAAATGCCCTTCATTAGACCTCCTCTTCATGCCCAGAGCCTCAGAAGCCCCCTTGCTAATGTCCATCATCCAAGACCCCCTGGTCCTTCTTCCAGTCCTATCCACAGACCTCCTCACTCTCCACACCTGCAGCCTCCCACTTCCTCCTCCATTAACCCCTCAGGATTGATGCATCCTCTCCCTCGGCCCTACTACCCTGGATTACACTCTCCTCCACTTATGCTACCCAGAGGCCCTGTGCCAATGCCTCCCTTAATGAACTTTGGCATTCCTTCCTTTAGTCCTCTCCTTCCTCAGCCTACTGTCCTGGTACCTTACCCAATAATTGTTCCTCTACCTGTCCCAATACCCATTCCAATACCAGTTCCAGTTCCTCCCAAAACAAATCTAGAAACACCAAATCACACTGGTGTTATACAGCATGTTCCAGAGGGAACAGACAGATGTAGATCCATACCGTCAAGGTTTCCATCTCCCGGGATCCCTGAAGGGAACAGCCAATTGCTAAACCACAAATTGAGTGGAAACTTGCCTTCACCCAGTGACCCCAATTCCAAGGACATGGGTTGGGTTAAATCAGAGAGGCCATTCTCATCCCCATCATCAACGTGCCACAGTGGGACATTGTCCCCCAGAGCGCAGTACAACACATCACCTTCCTCAACACGCAGCTCGGAAGGACTGACAGACTACAAACAACAACAGCACTTGGAACGACAAGTTATACAAAGGGTTCTACAGAGAACCCAAGTCAAGCTGGAACCCAATGTCAAGGCAGTAGCGGACTTTTCAGAGGAGTCTGTGCAGGGTGCCAAATCAGGGCTCCATGACACCATTAGACCCAGTCCACCACCGCCACAGCCCCCTTCACATCAGGACAGCCACATCTCACCTTCACACACTCCACAAAGCCCTACAGTGAACAACCACCCATATGATGCCATGGGCCCTATCCTGAAATCTCAGAACCATGGTCCTAATGGGATTTCCTCAGTGCTATCCATAGCCAGCCCGGGCTCACCCTTACCCCAGAGAGGATCCGCACCCACAGATCCTGCATTAACTGAGCTGGAAtctataaaagaaaacaaatgctcAGTTGTCTGCTCTGTACGGGTCGAGGGCCCAGTCAATCAGACAGAAGAGCCTTTAGCAGTAGTTAGGGATgcaggagaagacccacacataCCAGATGAGGACCACGCCTATGCCCTACCTACTGCACCAAAGACAGGTGGGACCACCACCCCGCTACTCTTGCCCAAACTCAGGGACAAGGGTAGCTTAAGGAGCCCTGCTAACATGCCCAGTGCTGGAGACATGGAGCCAGCTCTGAAAAGGAGATGCCTACGAATCCGTGATCAAAACAAATAA